One segment of Niabella beijingensis DNA contains the following:
- a CDS encoding ring-cleaving dioxygenase, which yields MENKVLGLHHITAIADNAKRNHAFYTTTLGLRLVKKTVNFDDPGTYHFYYGNESGTPGTILTFFPWEGIGKGTPGAGMATHIGYSVPEGSFDFWKQRFDENRIAYEETAIFGEQLLSFSDPDGLQLSLIIPKTADSRVPWTTEAVPAGVATKGFHNATLTLHRADPTAKVLTDLLGYRQTGQEGNRYRFVNENIDTANYIDIIEDPEAGHGRNAAGTNHHIAFRVKDDTVQMALREKIAAAGLNITPKIDRDYFYSLYFREPGGVLFEIATDNPGFTRDESLEQLGTALKLPKQYEPARTKIEAVLPGL from the coding sequence ATGGAAAATAAAGTTTTAGGATTACATCATATCACCGCAATAGCGGACAATGCAAAACGCAACCACGCGTTCTATACAACCACGCTGGGATTAAGACTTGTAAAAAAGACCGTCAACTTTGATGATCCGGGCACCTATCATTTTTATTACGGCAATGAAAGCGGTACCCCCGGCACCATCCTTACGTTCTTTCCCTGGGAAGGCATCGGAAAAGGAACACCCGGAGCGGGGATGGCCACGCATATCGGTTACAGTGTGCCGGAAGGCAGTTTTGATTTCTGGAAGCAACGTTTTGATGAAAACAGGATCGCGTATGAAGAAACAGCAATATTCGGCGAACAGCTGCTGTCCTTCAGCGATCCCGATGGTCTTCAACTTTCGCTGATCATCCCCAAAACTGCTGATAGCCGCGTTCCCTGGACAACCGAAGCGGTTCCTGCCGGTGTGGCAACAAAAGGATTTCACAACGCAACGCTTACCCTGCACCGGGCAGATCCCACGGCAAAGGTGCTGACCGATCTGCTGGGCTACCGGCAAACCGGACAGGAGGGCAACCGGTATCGTTTTGTTAACGAGAACATCGATACCGCCAATTATATTGATATTATCGAAGATCCTGAAGCCGGCCATGGGCGCAATGCGGCAGGCACCAATCATCACATCGCCTTCCGTGTAAAGGATGATACCGTTCAGATGGCACTGAGGGAAAAAATAGCCGCAGCCGGATTGAACATCACACCAAAGATCGACCGGGACTATTTCTATTCACTTTATTTCCGGGAGCCGGGTGGAGTGTTGTTTGAAATTGCAACGGATAATCCGGGCTTTACGCGGGATGAATCCCTGGAGCAATTGGGCACCGCATTAAAACTGCCCAAACAATATGAACCCGCCCGTACAAAAATTGAAGCGGTACTTCCCGGATTATAA
- a CDS encoding glycoside hydrolase family 88 protein codes for MKRRFNVIIAGLLLFISVQVQAQANDGAAWFRHSITTIGEQLKRAAATYTPGLNPRSVNPDGTVRTAPYTDWTTGFFPGSLWYGYELTGNKDLAAAAKRFTLALDSIRFVTKTHDLGFMLYCSYGNAWRITGDNRYLPVLKEGAEHLYERFSPKTGVIRSWDFGDWKFPVIIDNMMNLEYLYWAGAQFQKPVYNKAANTHALTTLKNHFRKDYSSYHVVDYDPVTGKVRGRETHQGLSDESAWARGQAWGLYGYIMCYNNSGNPKFLQQAQHIAQFITTHPRMPENKIPVWDFDVHNALDADGRAPRDASAAAVIACGLLDLSTKMKGGEKYAAYAEEILKSLSSPDFLAQPGDNHFFILKHSVGAFLYNSEIDTPLNYADYYYLEALKKYAALKKITLPLQ; via the coding sequence ATGAAAAGACGATTCAATGTCATTATTGCAGGATTACTCCTTTTTATTTCTGTACAGGTCCAGGCACAGGCAAATGATGGTGCTGCCTGGTTCCGGCATTCCATTACCACCATCGGGGAGCAACTGAAACGGGCTGCAGCCACTTACACACCTGGTTTGAATCCCCGTTCCGTGAATCCGGACGGAACCGTAAGAACCGCACCCTATACCGACTGGACAACGGGCTTTTTCCCGGGTTCGCTCTGGTACGGTTATGAACTCACCGGCAATAAAGATCTTGCAGCAGCAGCCAAACGTTTTACCCTTGCCCTGGACTCCATCCGGTTCGTGACCAAAACACACGACCTGGGTTTTATGCTTTACTGTTCTTACGGAAATGCCTGGCGCATAACCGGAGATAACAGGTATTTACCCGTATTAAAAGAAGGAGCCGAGCATCTTTATGAGCGTTTCAGTCCGAAAACGGGGGTGATCCGGTCCTGGGATTTTGGCGACTGGAAATTCCCGGTGATTATTGATAATATGATGAACCTGGAATACCTGTACTGGGCCGGCGCACAATTTCAAAAGCCCGTGTACAACAAAGCGGCAAATACACATGCGCTGACCACCCTAAAAAATCACTTCAGAAAAGATTACAGCTCCTATCATGTGGTGGATTATGACCCTGTTACAGGAAAAGTGCGGGGCAGGGAGACCCATCAGGGGCTTTCCGACGAATCGGCATGGGCGAGAGGTCAGGCCTGGGGACTTTACGGATATATTATGTGTTATAATAACAGCGGCAATCCGAAATTCCTACAACAGGCACAGCATATCGCGCAGTTCATTACCACCCATCCGCGCATGCCCGAAAATAAGATACCGGTATGGGATTTTGACGTGCACAATGCACTGGATGCCGATGGACGGGCTCCCCGCGATGCTTCGGCCGCGGCTGTCATCGCCTGCGGACTGCTGGATCTGAGCACTAAGATGAAGGGGGGCGAAAAATATGCAGCTTATGCAGAAGAGATCTTAAAATCGCTGTCTTCCCCTGATTTCCTGGCCCAACCGGGCGACAATCACTTTTTTATTCTGAAGCACAGCGTTGGCGCCTTCCTGTACAATTCAGAAATTGACACGCCGCTGAATTATGCCGATTATTATTACCTGGAGGCATTAAAGAAATATGCGGCGCTGAAGAAAATAACGCTGCCCTTGCAATAA
- a CDS encoding endonuclease/exonuclease/phosphatase family protein — protein MKRSEMNHGAQQNFVLLLLCMLVASLPCKAQQNMRFITYNILQGMKRDSAAGKPAFVEWVKKMDPDVLALQEVTGFTQAGLEAMAAAYGHPYAVLLTEGEKYPVAITSKYPITGVRKVYDNMDRGFIISEIAGYHTVVVHLTPFDYRKRQQEIRLLIAEIKSATYSGNWVLMGDFNTVSPQDSMAYRDGRLAAAYRRYEQQYAPILKLNDGKIDYSVIQQVLDNGFCDVLKIKNASFTKTVHPKAFEPKTGVDIPSRIDFIFVDTALRKQVRTARVITDAFTDQYSDHYPVFLDLEK, from the coding sequence ATGAAACGGTCAGAAATGAATCATGGTGCACAGCAGAACTTCGTTCTCCTGCTGTTATGCATGCTGGTAGCATCCCTGCCATGCAAGGCACAGCAGAACATGCGCTTTATTACCTATAATATCCTTCAGGGAATGAAGCGGGACAGTGCTGCGGGCAAACCGGCCTTTGTGGAATGGGTAAAAAAAATGGATCCGGATGTTCTGGCACTTCAGGAAGTGACGGGCTTTACTCAGGCCGGTCTGGAAGCAATGGCCGCCGCGTATGGACACCCGTACGCGGTGCTGCTGACCGAAGGGGAGAAATATCCTGTTGCGATCACTTCAAAGTATCCCATTACAGGAGTCCGGAAGGTGTATGATAATATGGACAGGGGATTTATTATTTCAGAGATCGCCGGCTATCACACGGTGGTCGTGCATCTGACACCTTTTGATTACCGTAAGCGGCAACAGGAGATCCGCTTGCTGATTGCTGAGATAAAAAGCGCAACATATTCCGGCAACTGGGTTTTAATGGGTGATTTTAATACGGTTTCCCCGCAGGATTCAATGGCCTACCGGGATGGCAGGCTGGCTGCGGCCTACCGGCGTTATGAGCAGCAGTATGCACCCATCCTGAAGCTGAACGACGGTAAGATCGACTACTCGGTCATTCAGCAGGTGCTGGATAACGGCTTTTGTGATGTGTTGAAAATAAAGAATGCTTCTTTTACCAAAACCGTTCATCCGAAGGCCTTTGAGCCCAAAACAGGAGTGGATATCCCGTCGCGGATCGATTTTATTTTTGTAGATACGGCGCTCAGGAAACAGGTACGGACTGCCCGGGTGATCACGGATGCCTTTACAGATCAGTATTCCGATCATTACCCGGTTTTTCTTGATCTGGAAAAATGA
- a CDS encoding right-handed parallel beta-helix repeat-containing protein — protein MNIKSIQFGKIAFLVILLQLFAASCYKANRESFTPGVPDISFPQTAVTVPSETDTIEIPVTANLPWRVKAAADWITFVKANGDKTGTFRVAIARNRTTEPRTAEITGYITADKAVKMTITQQGGEPAPDHTRHFYVKANGDENKDGLSWENATTLDAALANAANGDEIHIAGGTYHPSKTITGGNAGDASDNTFEIAQNVHLTGGYPADARTGSVADPARFPVLLSGGDKNYHVVVVSAIPEGEHTVSMQGITITKGHAGSSGAVAVNGASLARNYGGGLVVIKSKLLLEDCRITDNSSDQHIAGIYMLSQSEVTIRNSSVSDNKATGNGGGIWNDGSKLYVFDSEITGNSATGVGGGLYSLNVGVVSYNYLYNVTIAENQVGAPGFARVGAGIYSRERSQYQIVNCTIYGNKNVGSGFGAGVAVYGGSTVDIINTTISNNEGGVGNTAANGGSGVFNNNSPTANTVNIYNSVVSGNTGHTNEIGGANISLQSSIVGTGVYNYAKTPEPGQSFDPATMFQPFAAYGTGYGKTLPVKAGTPATVFGMTTLQLQVAGANLSLDENYYLKDQNNKSRTGTTVMGAVLP, from the coding sequence ATGAATATAAAGAGCATTCAATTTGGAAAGATCGCATTTTTAGTGATCCTTCTTCAGCTTTTTGCTGCTTCCTGTTATAAAGCAAACCGGGAAAGCTTTACACCCGGTGTTCCTGATATCTCATTTCCACAGACGGCTGTTACCGTACCCAGCGAAACGGACACCATTGAAATTCCGGTAACAGCCAATTTACCCTGGCGGGTGAAAGCGGCTGCCGACTGGATCACTTTTGTAAAGGCGAACGGAGATAAGACCGGTACCTTCCGGGTGGCCATTGCACGCAACCGTACCACTGAGCCCCGCACCGCAGAGATCACCGGTTATATCACCGCTGATAAAGCTGTTAAAATGACCATTACGCAGCAGGGAGGTGAACCTGCTCCTGATCATACCCGTCATTTTTATGTGAAAGCAAATGGAGATGAAAACAAGGACGGATTGTCGTGGGAGAATGCCACTACGCTGGATGCTGCCCTTGCCAATGCCGCGAACGGAGACGAGATCCATATCGCCGGAGGGACCTATCATCCCTCAAAGACCATCACAGGCGGCAACGCGGGTGATGCATCCGATAACACATTTGAGATTGCACAGAATGTTCACCTGACCGGAGGGTATCCGGCCGACGCCAGAACGGGCAGCGTTGCTGATCCGGCGCGGTTTCCCGTGCTTTTAAGCGGGGGGGATAAGAATTATCATGTGGTGGTGGTAAGCGCTATCCCCGAAGGCGAGCATACCGTGTCGATGCAGGGGATCACGATCACAAAAGGTCATGCCGGGTCTTCCGGTGCCGTAGCGGTAAACGGAGCCAGCCTGGCCCGGAACTATGGCGGCGGACTGGTGGTCATTAAATCAAAGCTGTTGCTGGAGGATTGCCGTATCACGGATAACAGCTCCGATCAGCATATTGCAGGGATCTATATGCTTTCCCAGTCGGAGGTCACGATCCGCAATTCCAGTGTTTCCGACAATAAAGCCACAGGAAATGGCGGCGGTATCTGGAACGATGGCTCGAAGCTGTATGTTTTTGACTCCGAGATCACGGGGAACAGCGCCACGGGTGTAGGCGGTGGATTGTACAGTCTTAATGTCGGGGTAGTGTCCTACAACTACCTGTACAATGTAACGATTGCGGAAAACCAGGTAGGGGCTCCGGGTTTTGCACGTGTAGGAGCAGGGATCTATTCCAGGGAACGTTCCCAATACCAGATCGTAAACTGTACGATCTATGGTAATAAAAATGTCGGCTCCGGATTTGGAGCCGGGGTTGCGGTGTACGGAGGTTCCACAGTGGATATCATCAATACCACCATCAGCAACAACGAAGGAGGTGTGGGCAACACGGCTGCAAATGGCGGATCGGGTGTGTTTAATAATAACAGTCCGACGGCCAATACCGTGAATATCTACAACTCGGTTGTTTCAGGGAACACCGGTCATACGAATGAGATCGGCGGTGCAAATATCAGCCTGCAATCCAGTATCGTGGGCACCGGCGTTTACAATTATGCGAAAACGCCGGAACCCGGTCAATCCTTCGACCCCGCAACCATGTTCCAGCCCTTTGCAGCCTATGGTACCGGTTATGGGAAGACGCTGCCGGTAAAGGCGGGTACGCCTGCAACGGTCTTTGGCATGACGACCCTCCAGTTGCAGGTGGCAGGCGCCAATCTCTCCCTGGACGAAAACTATTATCTGAAGGATCAGAATAATAAGTCCCGGACCGGCACCACTGTGATGGGGGCTGTGCTTCCCTGA
- a CDS encoding pirin family protein yields the protein MQLQHFKASERGVKDAGWLKSNFVFSFSNYYNPVKSAFGTLFTFNDDYLAPGKGFGIHPHVNMEIISILLKGRMNHKDTLGYNTEFEEGGVQIMSAGSGLRHEEYNIGKEEVNFLQIWIYPKQQNITPRYQYRSFPKEARKNKLVTIVSHEEGQAHCWINQNAKLSLGHFDKDHTTNYSFNPENKCLFLFVISGSVTVNGTTVPQRDALGLWDTDTVEIRCNEESEYLIIETVVNQK from the coding sequence ATGCAGTTACAACATTTTAAAGCTTCGGAAAGGGGCGTTAAAGACGCCGGCTGGCTGAAGAGCAATTTTGTTTTCAGTTTCAGCAATTATTACAACCCGGTAAAAAGCGCCTTTGGCACCTTGTTTACCTTTAATGATGATTACCTGGCTCCCGGCAAGGGATTTGGTATCCATCCGCATGTAAATATGGAGATCATATCCATATTGCTGAAAGGCCGGATGAATCATAAGGACACATTGGGCTATAATACCGAATTTGAAGAGGGCGGGGTGCAGATCATGAGTGCGGGAAGCGGGCTGCGGCATGAGGAGTACAATATCGGGAAGGAGGAAGTGAACTTCCTGCAGATCTGGATCTATCCCAAACAGCAGAACATTACGCCCCGCTACCAGTACCGCAGTTTTCCAAAAGAGGCCAGGAAGAACAAACTGGTCACCATCGTATCACATGAGGAAGGACAGGCACATTGCTGGATCAACCAGAACGCAAAACTGAGCCTGGGGCACTTCGATAAGGATCATACCACTAATTATTCCTTTAACCCCGAGAATAAATGTCTTTTTTTATTTGTGATCTCAGGATCCGTTACCGTGAACGGGACAACCGTTCCGCAACGGGATGCCCTCGGGCTCTGGGATACGGATACCGTTGAGATCCGGTGCAATGAAGAAAGCGAGTACCTGATCATTGAAACGGTGGTGAATCAGAAGTGA
- the hepC gene encoding heparin-sulfate lyase HepC, whose amino-acid sequence MIPKKIIPVILFAVTFLTSHAQRQPVGKSGFDLLNLDYPGLEKVKTAVQAGRYDAAATALLSYYQKKSKEPDFSAAEEDIELSQPVAKATRAAADSALEHKFQPHKGYGFFYYGKDINWQYWPVKDNEVRWQLHRVKWWQSMALVYRATKNEQYAKEWMFQFTDWARKNPLGLSKENDKYAWRPLEVSDRILNLAPSFNIFVHSFNFTPAFLMEFLTNYQQQADYLSNNYADRGNHRLFEAQRVLFAGVSFPEFKKAAAWRSGGAAILNDEIKKQVYADGVQWELSPNYHVAMINTFLSALRSAQQAGMDQVFPPSYRETVEKMILATINFSFPDYTYPVFSDAKLVEKSAMLKSYASWAKAFPENEIIQYYAADGKKGKQPAYLSKGLTNSGFYTFRNGWNNNATVMVLKASPPGAFHAQPDNGTFELWINGRNFTPDAGCYVYAGDSAIMKLRNWYRQTRVHSTLTLDNQDMVITKAGLQQWKTGNDLDILTYTNPSYPGLDHQRTVLFIDKKYFLIIDRAAGKASGTLGVHFQLKENSNPVFDQQQRSVYTTYGDGNNLLIQNLDREPAALKEEEGKVSYSYRQELKRPAFVFERSKSGSAAQTFVTVLYPFSDKKPPVITLKENASNNYETGTIRLTLAIDGKQREVAVR is encoded by the coding sequence ATGATCCCAAAAAAAATTATTCCGGTCATCCTGTTTGCCGTCACTTTCTTAACCAGCCACGCACAACGGCAGCCCGTCGGTAAATCCGGGTTCGATCTGCTGAACCTGGATTACCCCGGGCTTGAAAAGGTAAAAACAGCTGTACAGGCCGGCAGGTATGACGCGGCTGCAACCGCCTTGCTCAGCTATTATCAAAAGAAAAGCAAGGAACCGGATTTCAGCGCGGCAGAAGAAGATATAGAACTCAGCCAGCCGGTTGCCAAAGCGACCCGTGCCGCGGCGGACAGCGCCCTGGAACACAAATTCCAGCCGCACAAGGGGTACGGATTTTTCTATTACGGAAAAGACATCAACTGGCAATACTGGCCGGTAAAAGACAATGAAGTGCGCTGGCAGCTGCACCGCGTAAAATGGTGGCAATCCATGGCACTGGTATACCGGGCCACCAAAAACGAACAATATGCCAAAGAATGGATGTTCCAGTTTACGGACTGGGCCAGGAAAAACCCGCTGGGACTTTCCAAAGAAAATGATAAATACGCCTGGCGCCCGCTGGAAGTATCAGACAGGATCCTGAACCTGGCGCCCTCCTTTAATATTTTTGTGCATTCTTTCAACTTCACTCCTGCCTTTCTGATGGAGTTCCTGACCAATTACCAGCAACAGGCCGATTATCTTTCCAACAATTATGCAGACCGGGGCAACCACCGTCTGTTTGAGGCACAGCGGGTGCTTTTTGCCGGTGTATCCTTCCCCGAATTTAAAAAGGCGGCTGCCTGGAGAAGCGGCGGGGCAGCCATTCTGAACGACGAAATAAAGAAACAAGTGTATGCAGACGGTGTTCAGTGGGAGCTCTCGCCCAATTATCATGTAGCCATGATCAATACTTTTTTAAGCGCCCTACGGTCGGCACAGCAAGCTGGTATGGACCAGGTATTCCCGCCCAGCTACAGGGAAACCGTGGAAAAAATGATACTGGCCACCATCAATTTTTCGTTCCCGGATTATACCTACCCGGTCTTCAGCGATGCCAAACTGGTTGAAAAAAGCGCGATGCTGAAATCCTATGCCAGCTGGGCAAAGGCTTTCCCGGAGAATGAGATCATTCAGTATTATGCTGCTGATGGTAAAAAAGGGAAACAACCTGCCTATCTTTCGAAGGGGCTTACCAATTCCGGGTTTTATACCTTCCGGAACGGATGGAATAACAACGCCACTGTAATGGTTTTAAAAGCCAGTCCTCCCGGTGCCTTCCACGCACAACCGGATAACGGCACTTTCGAGCTCTGGATCAACGGCCGCAATTTTACCCCCGATGCGGGTTGTTATGTATATGCCGGCGATTCCGCGATCATGAAACTCAGGAACTGGTACCGGCAAACGCGGGTGCACAGCACCCTGACGCTGGACAACCAGGATATGGTGATCACCAAAGCCGGCCTGCAGCAGTGGAAAACAGGAAATGATCTCGACATCCTTACCTATACCAATCCCAGTTATCCCGGGCTCGATCATCAGCGGACCGTACTGTTCATAGACAAAAAATATTTTTTGATCATCGACCGCGCAGCAGGAAAAGCAAGCGGAACTCTTGGTGTACACTTTCAGCTGAAGGAAAACAGCAACCCTGTTTTTGACCAGCAGCAGCGAAGTGTTTATACCACTTATGGCGATGGCAACAACCTGCTGATCCAAAACCTGGACCGGGAACCTGCGGCATTAAAAGAAGAGGAAGGCAAGGTCTCTTATTCCTACCGGCAGGAGCTGAAGCGCCCTGCGTTCGTTTTTGAAAGATCAAAATCCGGCAGCGCCGCACAAACCTTTGTTACAGTCCTGTATCCTTTCAGTGATAAAAAACCTCCTGTAATAACGCTGAAAGAAAATGCCAGCAATAATTATGAAACAGGAACGATCCGGCTTACCCTGGCCATTGATGGTAAACAGCGGGAGGTTGCGGTACGGTGA
- a CDS encoding alpha/beta hydrolase — protein sequence MHTLNLTTSGTELGKASRALILLHGRGSSAGDILSLAGYLNLKATALLAPQAANHTWYPHSFMAPAKDNEPWLSSAITIVKQTVDTALKAGIPEKNIYFLGFSQGACLTLEYIARHAQHYGGAVAFTGGLIGDQLYTENYKGDFKQTPVFIGTSDPDFHVPVERVHETTRVLTQMNAAVTEKVYPNMGHTISEDEINLANRIVFDPSNG from the coding sequence ATGCATACATTGAACCTCACTACCAGCGGAACGGAATTGGGCAAAGCTTCCAGGGCATTGATCCTGCTGCATGGCAGGGGCAGCAGTGCCGGTGATATTTTATCCCTTGCCGGTTATCTCAACCTGAAAGCGACCGCATTGCTGGCGCCGCAGGCCGCCAATCATACCTGGTATCCCCATTCCTTTATGGCCCCGGCGAAAGACAATGAGCCCTGGCTTTCATCTGCTATCACCATCGTAAAACAAACCGTGGATACCGCATTAAAAGCGGGTATCCCGGAAAAGAACATTTACTTCCTTGGCTTTTCGCAGGGTGCCTGTCTTACGCTTGAATACATTGCGCGGCATGCACAGCATTATGGCGGTGCCGTGGCTTTTACCGGCGGACTGATCGGTGATCAGCTTTATACAGAAAACTATAAAGGCGATTTTAAACAAACCCCGGTATTCATCGGCACCAGCGATCCTGACTTTCATGTGCCGGTAGAGCGGGTACATGAAACCACCCGGGTACTTACCCAAATGAATGCGGCCGTAACAGAGAAGGTCTATCCCAACATGGGACATACCATCAGCGAGGATGAGATCAACCTGGCCAACCGGATCGTCTTTGATCCTTCCAATGGCTAA
- a CDS encoding phosphodiester glycosidase family protein codes for MKTRSFFVVIGVVLLCCCTKIRQDLNTPVVTASARNLAPVGVVAANDSAFDVTTFAGTGMAGSGNGTSGDPRTAQFNKPEGLVFDSKGNLFVADRDNHVIRKITPSGTVSLFAGIAGVTGAANGAPGVATFNRPIRIAIDNADNLYVADRDNARIRKITPAGIVSTIAGSTAGSGAAQFNWPVDVAVTGDGKTVYVADSKNHRIQKLSLSGTSWSTSLLAGQGSEGYLEGSGAAARFAFPSGVAIDNAGNIIVADRMNHCIRKVTATGTTSLLAGVPQSPSYSLDAPAETARMGQPFGVMVAGNGSIYIADIEFHTIRRLSTGRFLSTVAGNGIAGAPETYGAEDGNFSRFNIPTSVTTDGSGNFYVADVNNNKIRKLIPEARVLQVAQGWKQSEPYPGITWYYFHGNRFFLPSTGTNEIQYVNVLDIDLSVNHLDFMQVDSLDKTTLTSIIGAPTPALAALSGTFATRMPAPSGPYKKYAAFLRNRDTTYWDADIYKTSSYWVYHEGMFFMDGTGNMGIEASDMNQYPFGPVLHRYMMSGAPLLISNGAIVEKTSSPAWPSAALQEHIRQSTASRSVIAIPAVNNHVLLICAEGKAAGATYCSPVPAGFGMTTPDLAVFIKQYFNAAGALNLDGGGSASMCLKGYGDDGGVAGGLGVISHPAWSSTPCPSPGNRYSNQRNFMQDAIAVLPNE; via the coding sequence ATGAAAACAAGATCATTTTTCGTTGTAATTGGAGTTGTTCTTTTATGCTGCTGTACCAAGATCCGGCAGGATCTGAATACCCCGGTTGTTACAGCTTCTGCCAGAAACCTTGCGCCTGTAGGGGTTGTGGCGGCTAATGATTCGGCCTTTGATGTTACAACGTTTGCGGGCACGGGTATGGCAGGAAGCGGCAATGGTACTTCCGGAGATCCGCGCACGGCACAGTTCAATAAACCGGAGGGCCTGGTCTTCGACTCAAAAGGGAATCTGTTTGTGGCGGACCGCGACAATCATGTGATCCGGAAGATTACGCCCTCGGGAACCGTTTCCCTGTTTGCGGGCATAGCGGGTGTGACAGGGGCAGCGAATGGTGCGCCGGGTGTGGCAACATTTAACCGGCCGATACGGATCGCGATCGATAATGCGGATAATCTCTATGTAGCGGACCGCGACAATGCACGCATCCGGAAGATCACCCCAGCAGGTATTGTTTCAACCATTGCCGGCTCCACAGCGGGAAGCGGTGCTGCACAGTTTAACTGGCCCGTGGATGTTGCGGTTACCGGGGACGGGAAAACGGTTTACGTGGCCGACTCAAAAAATCACCGGATCCAGAAATTAAGTCTGAGCGGTACTTCCTGGAGCACCTCGCTGCTTGCAGGACAGGGGTCGGAAGGCTACCTGGAAGGATCCGGAGCTGCTGCACGGTTTGCCTTCCCTTCCGGAGTGGCCATCGACAATGCAGGGAATATCATCGTGGCCGACCGGATGAACCATTGTATCAGGAAAGTGACCGCCACAGGTACTACATCGCTGCTGGCAGGCGTTCCGCAATCGCCGTCCTACAGTTTGGATGCTCCTGCTGAGACGGCCAGGATGGGGCAGCCATTTGGCGTTATGGTAGCGGGGAACGGCAGTATCTATATTGCCGATATCGAATTTCATACGATACGGCGGTTAAGCACCGGCCGGTTTCTTTCTACTGTGGCGGGCAATGGCATTGCCGGCGCGCCGGAGACCTATGGCGCTGAGGACGGAAATTTTTCAAGGTTTAATATCCCCACATCGGTAACGACAGACGGCTCGGGTAATTTTTATGTGGCCGATGTCAACAACAATAAGATCCGGAAACTGATACCGGAGGCGCGTGTATTACAGGTTGCCCAGGGATGGAAGCAAAGTGAACCGTACCCGGGAATCACCTGGTATTATTTTCATGGGAACCGTTTCTTTTTACCATCGACGGGCACCAATGAAATTCAGTATGTAAATGTGCTGGATATTGACCTCTCGGTAAATCATCTCGATTTTATGCAGGTGGATTCGCTTGATAAAACCACCCTTACTTCGATCATCGGAGCGCCCACGCCGGCACTGGCCGCCCTGAGCGGAACCTTTGCAACCCGTATGCCCGCTCCATCCGGTCCGTATAAGAAATACGCTGCATTTTTAAGGAACAGGGATACTACTTACTGGGATGCCGATATTTATAAAACCAGCTCTTACTGGGTGTATCACGAAGGGATGTTCTTTATGGATGGCACAGGGAACATGGGGATCGAAGCCAGTGATATGAACCAGTATCCTTTTGGTCCGGTCCTTCACCGGTACATGATGTCCGGAGCACCGCTGCTGATCAGCAATGGTGCGATTGTCGAAAAAACTTCCAGTCCCGCCTGGCCCTCTGCCGCTTTACAGGAACATATCCGGCAGAGTACGGCTTCACGCAGTGTAATTGCAATACCGGCGGTCAATAACCACGTGCTGCTGATCTGTGCCGAAGGCAAGGCTGCGGGGGCTACTTATTGCAGCCCTGTACCTGCCGGCTTCGGAATGACCACACCGGATCTTGCGGTATTTATCAAACAGTATTTTAATGCGGCAGGCGCATTAAATCTTGACGGAGGCGGATCGGCAAGTATGTGCTTAAAGGGTTATGGAGATGATGGAGGGGTTGCCGGCGGACTGGGGGTGATCAGTCATCCTGCCTGGAGTTCAACACCCTGTCCTAGCCCCGGTAACCGGTATTCGAATCAGCGCAATTTTATGCAGGATGCGATAGCAGTGCTTCCGAATGAGTAG